In the genome of Quercus robur chromosome 3, dhQueRobu3.1, whole genome shotgun sequence, one region contains:
- the LOC126719069 gene encoding cytochrome P450 CYP749A22-like — MGAIGILVICVSSSVCLYFLLALIRVLLKLCWTPIRMQFLMGSQGIKGPSYRSFHGSTKEILNMKKEAMSRPMDLSHDIVSKVQPHIHSWVNKYGKNFLQWNGPEAQMVLTEPELIKEVLNNRDNAFPKQKTTNGFVEKLLGDGLVRSEGEKWAKMRKLANSAFHAESLKNMIPAMITSVEVMLERWKHHEGKEIEVFEEFRLLTSELISRTAFGSSYLEGENIFQMMMKLTLLTSRNIYKLKFPGISKFFKTSDEIESEQLEKEIFNLILEIIKEKEEKVMTEEVGSFGNDFLQLLVMAYHDANSSPKISIQDLVDECKTFYFAGQETTNSLLAWTVLLLAIHTDWQEEARKEVLNLFGHQNPNPDGITKLKTMGMIINESLRLYPPILLIARKVERKTRLGKLTLPAELVLLISNIAVHHDPQVWGEDVHLFKPERFSEGVSKATNNNIAAFLPFGMGPRNCVGFNFATTETKIALSMILQRYAFTLSPAYVHSPFQLLTHRPQHGVQVLLHSL, encoded by the exons atgggtgcTATTGGAATCCTTGTAATCTGTGTTTCAAGCTCTGTGTGTCTATACTTTCTCTTAGCTCTCATCCGGGTCCTTCTCAAACTATGTTGGACTCCAATTCGCATGCAGTTTCTAATGGGTTCACAGGGAATCAAAGGTCCTTCCTACAGATCCTTCCATGGAAGCACCAAGGAAATTTTGAACATGAAAAAAGAAGCCATGAGCAGGCCTATGGATTTATCACATGACATAGTGTCCAAAGTTCAGCCTCATATTCACTCATGGGTCAACAAATATG GGAAGAATTTTCTTCAATGGAACGGTCCTGAAGCTCAAATGGTCCTAACAGAACCAGAGCTTATCAAAGAGGTACTGAATAATAGAGACAACGCGTTCCCGAAGCAAAAGACAACTAATGGTTTTGTAGAGAAGCTCTTAGGAGATGGGCTTGTGAGATCTGAAGGTGAAAAATGGGCAAAGATGCGAAAACTGGCCAATTCTGCCTTCCATGCAGAGAGCCTGAAA AATATGATTCCAGCAATGATCACTAGTGTGGAGGTGATGCTAGAAAGGTGGAAGCATCATGAAGGCAAAGAGATTGAGGTATTTGAAGAATTTAGGCTATTGACATCAGAACTGATTTCTAGAACAGCTTTTGGGAGCAGTTACTTGGAAGGGGAGAACATTTTTCAGATGATGATGAAATTGACTTTGTTAACGTCCAGAAATATTTATAAACTCAAGTTTCCTGGCATCAG taaattttttaaaaccagcGATGAAATTGAATCAGAGCAGCttgaaaaagaaatattcaACTTGATATTAGAGataattaaggaaaaagaagagaaggtaATGACTGAAGAGGTAGGCAGCTTTGGGAATGATTTTCTTCAATTACTTGTAATGGCTTATCATGATGCCAATTCTAGCCCAAAGATTTCAATACAAGATCTAGTGGATGAGTGCAAGACATTTTACTTTGCTGGACAAGAAACCACTAATTCTTTGCTAGCGTGGACTGTATTGCTTCTAGCGATCCACACTGATTGGCAAGAGGAAGCAAGAAAGGAGGTTCTCAATTTATTTGGCcaccaaaatccaaatccagATGGTATCACAAAGCTCAAGACT ATGGGCATGATCATCAATGAGTCTTTAAGGTTATATCCACCTATACTTTTAATAGCAAGAAAAGTTGAAAGGAAAACTAGACTTGGGAAGCTCACTCTTCCAGCTGAACTGGTGTTGCTCATCTCAAATATTGCGGTTCACCATGACCCTCAAGTATGGGGAGAGGATGTGCATCTTTTCAAACCAGAGAGATTCTCAGAAGGTGTGTCCAAAGCTACTAACAACAACATAGCTGCTTTTTTGCCATTTGGAATGGGACCCCGAAACTGTGTGGGCTTTAACTTTGCTACCACTGAAACAAAGATTGCTCTTTCTATGATTCTACAACGCTATGCCTTCACCCTATCCCCAGCCTATGTCCACTCACCATTTCAGCTTCTTACCCATCGCCCACAACATGGAGTTCAAGTGCTGCTACACTCACTGTGA
- the LOC126719075 gene encoding uncharacterized protein LOC126719075 has product MSGKGVLRGHSQAETSYGKKRSKSGETKGNLDDDDDVVFIDVDSDLSSNVIIIDDPKHVRQNLKCSSANRKGKKFPHQGVISIDDDESDVMDRPGIGEKGCGELDSDATSSKRSFPSSSRMQNSVDVDGDECCFVHENRSSFKLSKCNQMYSGKAPSRNCYGLGSESESASSDSDCSECELMEGSFGKLHEQWKKASLKKKHDRNGQSGLDDQTSFSGSHADIHTDFEEENKTEKKPAVPVCSSSSSQDHEKEFLSAFFASGDGYVGGTSFDPGMESPCMKSDPRVHQTFAEDPPFSYKWQRPYHVNGGGSGFCNGEQSQQTPPSSTAQEQVDSQSKYARPNQKGETRADLDRVVPRSKVDESPQAPSSCNTSVETHVNLDRTVSNQAGCNEEQVNGARNGLCNTLEESFFCSIPSEGKSEVINKKAFSEEREKADSEQTLLWNTRCDETQVVEANETYDLRNPIVSQDGDVTPVVEKNIINEREKMKATDEYKRAIEEEWASRQRQLQIQAEEAQRLRKRRKAERRLLDMQRRQKQRVEEVRETQKKDEENMNLKEQLRVEIRKELNKLEMTCIDMASLLRGLGIQVGGGSYPMLPEVHTAYKRALLRFHPDRASKTDIRQQVEAEEKFKLISRMKEKFL; this is encoded by the exons ATGAGTGGAAAAGGAGTATTAAGAGGTCATTCTCAAGCCGAAACTTCTTATGGGAAGAAAAGATCTAAAAGTGGCGAGACTAAAGGAAACCTTGATGATGACGACGACGTTGTTTTCATTGATGTTGACAGTGACTTATCTAGTAATGTTATTATCATTGATGATCCCAAGCATGTACggcaaaatttaaaatgttcCAGTGCAAAtagaaaaggtaaaaaatttCCACATCAGGGTGTTATCAGCATTGATGATGATGAAAGTGATGTTATGGACCGTCCTGGGATTGGTGAAAAAGGTTGTGGGGAGTTGGATAGTGATGCCACCTCAAGCAAGagatcttttccttcttctagTCGTATGCAGAACTCTGTAGATGTAGATGGTGATGAATGTTGCTTTGTCCATGAAAACAGATCTTCATTCAAGTTGTCAAAGTGCAACCAAATGTACTCAGGGAAAGCTCCCAGTAGAAATTGTTATGGCTTAGGATCTGAGTCTGAGAGTGCTTCATCTGATAGTGATTGTTCTGAGTGTGAGCTTATGGAAGGTTCTTTCGGAAAGCTTCATGAACAGTGGAAAAAAGCTTCCTTGAAGAAAAAACATGATCGCAACGGTCAATCTGGTTTAGATGATCAGACTAGTTTTTCTGGTTCCCATGCTGATATCCATACagattttgaagaagaaaataagacaGAAAAGAAACCAGCGGTCCCTGTTTGTTCAAGTTCGAGCAGCCAAGATcatgaaaaagaatttttatcTGCTTTCTTTGCAAGTGGTGATGGATATGTGGGGGGTACTTCTTTCGATCCTGGGATGGAAAGCCCTTGTATGAAATCTGATCCGAGAGTTCACCAGACATTTGCAGAAGATCCTCCTTTTAGCTATAAGTGGCAGAGGCCCTATCATGTTAATGGTGGTGGCAGTGGTTTTTGCAATGGAGAACAAAGCCAGCAAACACCTCCATCATCAACTGCTCAAGAACAGGTCGATTCACAATCTAAATATGCTAGGCCCAATCAAAAAGGTGAAACGCGTGCTGATCTTGACAGAGTTGTACCAAGGAGCAAAGTTGATGAGTCTCCTCAGGCACCTTCTAGTTGCAACACTTCTGTTGAAACTCACGTTAATCTTGACAGAACTGTCTCAAACCAAGCTGGTTGCAATGAAGAACAGGTTAATGGTGCTCGCAATGGTCTTTGCAACACCCTTGAAGAATCTTTCTTTTGCAGTATCCCTTCGGAAGGCAAGTCAGAGGTCATTAACAAAAAAGCATTTTCTGAAGAAAGGGAAAAGGCAGATTCTGAGCAAACATTATTGTGGAACACTCGTTGTGATGAAACACAAGTAGTGGAAGCAAATGAGACATATGATTTAAGAAATCCAATAGTTTCTCAAGATGGAGATGTTACTCCTGtggttgaaaaaaatataattaatgaacGAGAAAAGATGAAGGCGACTGATGAATACAAGCGAGCAATAGAAGAAGAATGGGCATCCAGGCAGCGACAGCTACAAATTCAG GCAGAAGAGGCACAGAGGTTGcgtaaaagaagaaaagctgAAAGGCGTTTATTGGACATGCAGAGGAGGCAAAAGCAACGGGTGGAAGAAGTGAGAGAGACTCAAAAGAAG GATGAAGAAAATATGAACCTTAAAGAGCAACTTCGAGTTGAAATAAGGAAGGAACTCAATAAATTGGAAATGACTTGTATTGATATGGCCTCATTGCTTCGTGGCTTGGGAATACAAGTTGGAGGTGGTTCGTATCCCATGTTACCAGAG GTGCACACAGCTTATAAACGAGCTTTGTTAAGATTTCACCCAGACCGGGCATCAAAAACTGACATTCGCCAGCAGGTTGAAGCtgaagaaaaatttaagcttATTTCTCGCATGAAGGAAAAATTTTTGTGA